From a single Calothrix sp. NIES-2098 genomic region:
- a CDS encoding acetyl-CoA acetyltransferase, whose amino-acid sequence MQFMEEVYIVSAVRTPLGKFGGVLANFSPVDLGAIAMDAALERASVSKEALDMYIFGNVLRAGHGQSLPRQAAFKAGIPHQVNGYAVDMVCSSGMMSAINGMAAIRAGEAEIVLVGGMESMSQTGFLLSSRARWGYKSLLGSPEQLTDVLLNDGLTDPISGETMGEQAEQLAATYQITRAELDEVALFSQTRAAQATEQGLFKPEIVPIEVAGKKGSQLVDKDEGIRSDTTLESLARLKPTFREDGVFTAGNSSQISDGAAALVLASKTAVERYQLNPLARLIGGAWTGAEAWRFPEVPILAANKLLDKLKMKIYDFDLFENNEAFALSSVLFNRDLGVPYEKLNVYGGAIALGHPIGASGARIIVTLLNALQQQNGHLGLAAVCHGTGGGTAIALERLK is encoded by the coding sequence ATGCAGTTTATGGAAGAAGTTTATATTGTCTCAGCAGTACGCACACCATTGGGTAAGTTTGGCGGTGTACTGGCTAATTTCTCGCCAGTAGACTTAGGTGCGATCGCTATGGATGCAGCTTTGGAACGAGCAAGCGTATCAAAAGAAGCTTTAGATATGTACATTTTTGGTAATGTACTGAGAGCAGGACACGGACAGTCATTGCCCCGTCAAGCAGCTTTTAAAGCAGGGATTCCCCACCAAGTGAACGGCTATGCAGTGGATATGGTGTGTTCATCGGGAATGATGAGCGCAATTAACGGTATGGCTGCAATTCGCGCTGGTGAAGCGGAAATCGTACTCGTCGGTGGTATGGAATCTATGTCGCAAACTGGATTTTTGCTATCCTCACGAGCTAGATGGGGATATAAATCTTTGCTGGGTTCACCAGAGCAACTTACCGATGTTTTACTTAATGATGGACTCACCGATCCCATTAGTGGCGAAACGATGGGAGAGCAAGCAGAACAGTTGGCAGCCACTTACCAAATTACGCGAGCCGAGTTGGATGAAGTCGCTTTATTTTCCCAAACTAGAGCAGCCCAAGCGACTGAGCAAGGTTTGTTTAAGCCGGAGATTGTACCCATTGAAGTCGCAGGTAAAAAAGGTTCGCAGCTTGTAGACAAAGATGAAGGAATTCGCTCCGACACTACTTTAGAAAGTCTTGCTAGGCTGAAGCCAACTTTTAGAGAAGATGGTGTATTTACTGCTGGTAATAGCAGCCAAATATCTGATGGTGCAGCAGCTTTAGTTTTGGCAAGTAAAACAGCAGTAGAACGCTACCAACTCAATCCTTTAGCGCGGTTGATTGGTGGCGCATGGACGGGCGCAGAAGCTTGGCGATTCCCGGAAGTGCCGATTTTGGCCGCGAACAAACTTTTAGACAAGCTGAAGATGAAAATCTATGATTTTGATTTGTTTGAGAACAACGAAGCATTTGCTCTCAGCAGCGTGTTGTTTAATCGGGATTTGGGCGTTCCTTATGAAAAATTAAACGTGTATGGTGGAGCGATCGCACTAGGACATCCCATAGGAGCTTCAGGCGCGCGCATCATCGTAACGCTGCTCAACGCCTTGCAACAGCAAAACGGACATTTGGGATTAGCAGCCGTTTGTCACGGTACTGGTGGCGGTACGGCGATCGCACTAGAAAGGCTGAAATAG